In a genomic window of Halalkalicoccus sp. CG83:
- the rdfA gene encoding rod-determining factor RdfA, translating to MSDDQTEPSASERGGKVGRIIGKYGLDGTGAELEARWTGDGDDRYSLRALADLFNRRVLEAALEDADARSLEGDVETRYRLLTDDDVSAGMRQQARRELERTGIGVESLESDFVSHQSIYTYLTDHRGASHPSNAEPKPEERIEREIDKINALANRTRAVTADSIDRLTAAGLLAGEESSVFVDVRVTCETCGSVSSAASFLESGGCSCSEGD from the coding sequence ATGTCCGACGACCAGACGGAACCGAGCGCGTCCGAGCGGGGCGGAAAGGTCGGACGGATCATCGGGAAGTACGGGCTCGACGGGACGGGTGCGGAGCTCGAGGCTCGGTGGACCGGCGACGGAGACGACCGGTACAGCTTGCGGGCGCTCGCGGACCTGTTCAACCGGCGGGTACTCGAGGCCGCACTCGAGGACGCGGACGCTCGATCGCTCGAGGGCGACGTGGAGACGCGGTATCGGCTGCTCACCGACGACGACGTGAGCGCCGGAATGCGCCAGCAGGCCCGCCGGGAGCTCGAACGAACGGGCATCGGGGTCGAGAGCCTCGAGTCGGATTTCGTCTCCCACCAGTCGATCTACACGTATCTCACCGACCACCGGGGAGCCTCGCACCCCTCGAACGCCGAGCCGAAGCCCGAGGAACGCATCGAGCGCGAGATCGACAAGATCAACGCGCTCGCGAACCGAACGCGGGCGGTCACGGCCGACTCGATCGACCGGCTGACGGCTGCGGGACTCCTCGCAGGGGAGGAGTCGAGCGTGTTCGTCGACGTCAGGGTGACCTGCGAGACCTGCGGGAGCGTCAGCTCCGCGGCGTCGTTTCTCGAGTCGGGCGGCTGTTCGTGTAGCGAGGGCGATTGA
- a CDS encoding archaea-specific SMC-related protein — MSPQEHPEATIHAENVGGITSTTVEFGPGVTALAGRNATNRTSLLQAIMAALGSERASLKGDAASGRAELELGERIYTRELTRTNGTLHFEGDPYLEDPQIADLFAFLLESNAARRAVVRGDDLRELILRPVDVESIETTIERLQAEKRDVSEELAELSAAGRELRSLEEDRTRVRSELEEAEADLERARETLEGTRRSEDGGTSERFDALQEARTTLEDVTYDLETERASVDSLEAERTELRESLGDRSVAEEETLDELASRIERLRGRKGELDEIVSQLQTVIQFNENLADAEYPELIADGDEEDGVVTDRLLSDRSTEVTCWTCGSTVETDRIESTLSELRELRREKLEQRNEIDAELDSLKRERADYRETREERDRLERKLETVESELEDRNERIEELETRRGELLDEIEALEREVEDDGDDAELLSTQKAVTRHELERDRLEREFDAIEGEIDEIESRLEKREELETRREEIREELEEQRTRIERIEREAIGAFNEHMNTVLGLLEYANLERIWLERLEPTTGEEATFDLHITRITDEGTTYEDSVDHLSESEREVTGLIVALAGYLVHDVHERVPFMLLDSLEALDSERIAALIDYLDQYAPYVVVALLPEDAAALDDSYTRITEI, encoded by the coding sequence ATGTCCCCGCAGGAGCACCCGGAGGCGACGATACACGCCGAGAACGTCGGCGGGATCACGTCTACGACCGTCGAGTTCGGACCCGGAGTCACCGCGCTCGCCGGACGAAACGCGACCAACCGGACGTCGCTCCTCCAGGCCATCATGGCGGCGCTGGGGAGCGAGCGGGCCTCGCTGAAGGGTGACGCGGCGAGCGGACGTGCCGAACTCGAACTCGGAGAGCGGATCTACACGCGCGAGCTCACACGGACCAACGGGACGCTCCACTTCGAGGGCGATCCCTACCTCGAGGACCCCCAGATCGCGGACCTGTTCGCGTTCCTCCTCGAGTCGAACGCGGCACGGCGGGCGGTCGTTCGCGGCGACGACCTCCGCGAACTCATCCTCCGGCCGGTCGACGTCGAGTCGATCGAGACGACGATCGAACGTCTCCAGGCCGAGAAGCGCGACGTCAGCGAGGAGCTGGCCGAGCTCTCGGCCGCCGGCCGGGAGCTGCGGTCGCTGGAGGAGGACCGGACGCGCGTCCGGTCCGAACTCGAGGAGGCCGAGGCCGACCTCGAGAGGGCGCGCGAGACGCTGGAGGGCACCCGACGATCGGAGGACGGAGGGACCTCCGAGCGATTCGACGCGCTCCAGGAGGCGCGGACGACCCTCGAAGACGTCACCTACGACCTCGAGACCGAGCGGGCGAGCGTCGACTCGCTCGAGGCGGAGCGGACGGAGCTTCGCGAGTCGCTCGGTGACCGATCGGTCGCCGAGGAGGAGACGCTCGACGAGCTGGCCTCGCGCATCGAGCGGCTCCGGGGTCGCAAGGGGGAGCTCGACGAGATCGTCTCACAGCTCCAGACGGTCATCCAGTTCAACGAGAACCTCGCCGACGCGGAGTATCCCGAGCTGATCGCAGACGGGGACGAGGAGGACGGGGTCGTGACCGACCGCCTCCTGTCGGACCGATCGACGGAGGTCACGTGCTGGACCTGCGGCAGCACGGTCGAGACCGACCGTATCGAGTCCACCCTCTCGGAGCTGCGCGAACTCAGGCGCGAGAAACTCGAGCAACGAAACGAGATCGACGCGGAGCTCGACTCGCTCAAACGCGAGCGGGCGGACTACCGCGAGACACGGGAGGAGCGCGACCGGCTCGAACGAAAGCTCGAGACCGTCGAGTCGGAGCTCGAGGACCGGAACGAACGCATCGAGGAGCTGGAGACGCGCCGCGGGGAGCTGCTCGACGAGATCGAGGCGCTCGAGCGTGAGGTCGAGGACGACGGCGACGACGCGGAGCTGCTCTCGACACAGAAGGCGGTCACTCGCCACGAACTCGAGCGCGACCGACTCGAACGGGAGTTCGACGCCATCGAGGGGGAGATCGACGAGATCGAGTCGCGCCTCGAGAAGCGCGAGGAGCTCGAGACCCGCCGCGAGGAGATCCGCGAGGAGCTCGAGGAGCAGCGAACGCGGATCGAACGCATCGAACGCGAGGCGATCGGGGCGTTCAACGAGCACATGAACACCGTACTGGGCCTGCTCGAGTACGCGAACCTCGAGCGGATCTGGCTCGAGCGACTCGAGCCCACGACCGGCGAGGAGGCGACGTTCGACCTCCACATCACCCGGATCACCGACGAGGGGACGACGTACGAGGACTCGGTCGACCACCTCAGCGAGAGCGAACGGGAGGTGACCGGGCTGATCGTCGCACTCGCGGGCTATCTCGTCCACGACGTCCACGAACGCGTTCCGTTCATGCTGCTCGACTCGCTCGAGGCGCTCGACTCCGAACGTATCGCGGCCCTGATCGACTACCTCGACCAGTACGCCCCCTACGTCGTCGTCGCGCTTCTGCCCGAGGACGCCGCTGCTCTCGACGACTCCTACACGCGGATCACTGAGATCTGA